In Calothrix sp. PCC 7507, one DNA window encodes the following:
- a CDS encoding YifB family Mg chelatase-like AAA ATPase has product MLARVWSASIVGIDAVKVGVEVDVSGGLPGIVVLGLPDSAVQESKERVKATLKNAGFAFPMRKIVINLTPADLRKEGPSFDLPISVGILAASEQVSGELLGDYLFLGEVSLDGSLRPVAGVLPIAATAQKMGIAGLVVPVDNAQEAAVVKGLAVYGCKDLPEVANFLNNPGAYKPVQIDENVGTLHSTSLHCSGADLKDVKGQAHARRALEIAAAGGHNLIFVGPPGSGKTMLARRLPGILPPLGFAEALEVTRIHSVAGLLKNRGSLVRDRPFRSPHHSASGPSLVGGGSFPRPGEISLSHRGILFLDELTEFKRDVLEFLRQPLEDGYVTISRTKLSVTFPAQFTLVASTNPCPCGFYGDTIQPCTCSPRQREQYWAKLSGPLMDRIDLQVAVNRLKPEEITQQPTGEASKSVAERVQQARDRATNRFQGEADLRCNAQMQSRHLQKWCKLDDASRGLLEAAIKKLGLSARASDRILKVARTIADLAGDDDLKPQHVAEAIQYRTIDRMQ; this is encoded by the coding sequence ATGCTTGCCAGAGTCTGGAGTGCATCAATTGTCGGCATCGATGCCGTTAAAGTAGGGGTAGAAGTCGATGTGTCAGGGGGATTGCCGGGAATTGTCGTTTTAGGACTCCCGGATAGTGCTGTCCAAGAATCGAAGGAGCGGGTAAAGGCAACTCTCAAAAATGCTGGTTTTGCCTTCCCTATGCGGAAGATTGTGATTAACTTGACTCCGGCTGATTTACGCAAGGAAGGGCCAAGTTTTGATTTACCGATCAGTGTGGGAATTTTAGCAGCTTCCGAGCAAGTTAGTGGTGAGTTGTTGGGTGATTATCTATTTTTAGGGGAAGTATCTCTAGATGGTAGTTTACGCCCCGTTGCAGGAGTTTTACCTATCGCTGCTACTGCCCAAAAGATGGGAATTGCAGGTTTAGTTGTCCCGGTTGATAACGCCCAAGAGGCAGCAGTGGTGAAAGGATTGGCTGTTTACGGCTGTAAAGATTTGCCTGAAGTGGCTAATTTTTTAAATAATCCGGGAGCTTACAAACCTGTACAAATTGATGAGAATGTGGGGACGTTGCATTCGACATCTTTACATTGTAGTGGTGCAGATTTAAAGGATGTGAAAGGACAAGCTCATGCTCGTCGCGCCTTAGAAATTGCAGCTGCCGGTGGACATAATTTAATCTTTGTGGGACCGCCTGGAAGTGGCAAAACTATGCTAGCAAGGCGTTTGCCGGGTATCCTCCCGCCACTGGGTTTTGCGGAAGCTTTAGAAGTGACTCGCATTCATTCTGTCGCTGGTTTATTGAAAAATCGCGGCTCGTTGGTACGCGATCGCCCTTTCCGCAGCCCCCACCACTCAGCTTCTGGCCCTTCGCTTGTTGGTGGTGGTAGCTTTCCCCGCCCTGGGGAAATTTCTCTATCACATCGAGGTATTCTTTTTCTGGATGAACTCACGGAGTTTAAACGGGATGTTTTGGAATTTCTCCGTCAACCGCTAGAGGATGGCTACGTCACAATTTCCCGCACCAAACTGTCTGTGACGTTTCCTGCCCAGTTTACATTAGTAGCGAGTACTAATCCTTGTCCTTGTGGTTTCTACGGCGATACCATACAACCATGTACCTGTTCGCCTCGACAACGCGAACAATATTGGGCAAAACTTTCTGGCCCGTTAATGGATCGGATTGATTTACAAGTAGCTGTGAATCGCTTAAAACCAGAAGAAATCACCCAACAACCGACGGGAGAAGCTTCAAAATCAGTAGCCGAAAGAGTCCAACAAGCACGCGATCGCGCCACGAATCGTTTCCAAGGAGAAGCTGATCTGCGTTGCAATGCTCAAATGCAGAGTCGTCATCTACAGAAATGGTGCAAGCTAGATGATGCGAGTCGTGGTTTATTAGAAGCAGCAATTAAAAAATTAGGATTATCAGCAAGAGCAAGCGATCGCATTCTCAAAGTGGCACGAACTATTGCAGATTTAGCTGGTGATGATGATTTAAAACCCCAGCATGTAGCAGAGGCGATTCAGTATCGCACGATAGATAGGATGCA
- a CDS encoding histidine triad nucleotide-binding protein translates to MSETTETIFSKIIRREIPADIVYEDDLALAFKDVNPQAPVHILVIPKKPITQLAEVESQDAALLGHLLLTAKLVAKKAGLQNGYRLVINTGADGGQTVYHLHLHILGGRHLAWPPG, encoded by the coding sequence ATGAGTGAAACCACAGAGACAATTTTCAGCAAAATCATTCGTCGGGAAATTCCAGCGGACATTGTCTATGAAGATGATTTAGCGCTGGCCTTCAAAGACGTTAACCCGCAAGCCCCGGTTCACATCCTTGTGATTCCCAAAAAACCCATTACCCAACTAGCTGAGGTCGAATCTCAAGATGCTGCTCTTTTAGGGCATCTTTTGTTAACAGCCAAGCTGGTTGCTAAAAAAGCTGGACTGCAAAACGGCTATCGCCTTGTCATCAACACTGGTGCTGATGGTGGTCAAACAGTTTACCATTTACATCTGCATATTCTGGGTGGACGCCATCTAGCATGGCCTCCTGGTTGA